Sequence from the Streptomyces sp. R33 genome:
ACGAGGACGTCGTGCCGGACGTGTACGTCCTCGGCAAGGCGCTGGGCGGCGGCGTGGTCCCGGTGTCGGCCGTCGTCGCGGACCGGGACGTGCTCGGGGTGTTCCGGCCGGGCGAGCACGGCTCCACCTTCGGCGGCAACCCGCTGGCCTGCGCGGTGGCCCTGGAGGTGATCGCGATGCTGCGCACCGGCGAGTACCAGCAGCGCGCCACCGAGCTCGGCGACCACCTGCACCGGGAGCTGAACCTGCTGGTCGGCGGGGGCGCGGTGACCGCCGTACGCGGGCGCGGTCTGTGGGCGGGCGTCGACATCGACCCGGGGCACGGCACGGGCCGGGAGATCTCCGAGGCGCTGATGGAGCGGGGCGTCCTGGTCAAGGACACGCACGGGTCGACCATCCGGATCGCGCCGCCGCTTGTGATCAGCAAGGAGGACCTGGACTGGGGCCTGGACCAGCTGCGGACGGTGCTCGCAGCAGGCTGACCGCAATCGGCCGCGGCCCGGCCGGGAACCGTCCGGTTCCCGGCCGGTGCCTGCGGTGGCTACAGGATGACGTGCGGCAGGAAGCGGGCGTACTCGTCCGTGACCGGGCCCGCCGACTCGCGGATGCCGAGGCCCGCCGCCTCCTCCTCGACGACCCACGCGCCGAGCACCACGCGGTTGCCGTCGAAGTCGGGCAGCGGGGCCAGGCCCTGGAAGACGTACGTCTCCCCCTCTTGCGGTACGAAGGGTTCGCCGCCGGCCGGGTGCAGGGTGACCCCGGCGCCCTCGCGGCCCAGCAGGGGCTTCGCGGCGTACCCGGTGGTCTCCGCGAGCTCGCGCGGGCCGTCGAGGTAGGCGGGCAGCAGGTTCGGGTGCTCCGGGAAGAGCTCCCACAGGATGGCCAGCAGCGCCTTGTTGGACAGCAGCATCTTCCACAGCGGCTCGATCCAGGCGGTGGTCCCGGAGCCGCCGCCGTGGTCGTACGTTCCGAGGACCTGCGGGCCGAACGCGTCGGTGGCCAGCCACTCCCACGGGTAGAGCTTGAAGCAGCTGCGGATGAAGCCGAGCTTCTGGTCCACGAACCGGCCCGACAGGCTGTCCCAGCCGATCTGCTCGACGGACAGCGCCTCGGTGTCCAGGCCCGCCTGCTCGGCGGTCTCCTGGAGGTAGGCGACCGTCATCAGGTCTTCGCCGAGCTCGTCGGTCTCGGAGTGCGCGAAGTGCAGCGGGCCGGGCGGCAGCAGCTCCGCCTGCCGGCGCCAGGCCTCGACGAGCCGCTCGTGGAGGGAGTTCCACTGGTCGGCGCCGGGGAAGCGCTCCTCCATCCAGAACCACTGCGGACTGGCCGCCTCCACGAGGGAGGTGGGGGTGTCGGCGTTGTACTCCAGCATCTTGGCCGGGCTGCCGTCACCTTCGTAGCGCAGGTCGAACCGGCCGTACAGGGAAGGCTGTTCGGCCCGTCGGCGCCAGGACTCGGCGATGCGCTCCGCGAGGCGCGGGTCGGTGATGCCGAGGTCCGCGAAGCGGTCGTGCTCGACGATGTGCGCGGCCGCGGCCAGGCACATGGCGTGCAGCTCCTCGACGACGTTCTCCAGCGCCTCGACCTCGGGGAGCGAGAAGGAGTAGTACGCGCTCTCGTCCCAGTAGGGGCGCAGGGAGTCGTCGGGGTAGCGGGTGAGGGGGTAGATGAGCCCCTGCTCCTCGACGGTCTTCTGCCAGTCGGGGCGCGGCTCGATGGTGTGACGGCGCACGCGGTTCAGCCGCCGCTGGAGCTGGAGTGGCCGCCGATGCCGCCGCGGGTGACGGCGGACTTGTCGAAGCTGCCGCCGCTGACCCGGTTGTTGGCGACGGTGCCGCCGTAGTAGTACGCGCCGCGGCTGCTGCCGCTCTTGCACTCCTTGGTGTTCAGCTTCTCCAGGGTGGCGCGGTCCACGCAGCGCTTGTCGGGCTCGCTGCTGCTGCCGCAGGCCACGAGGGCGGCGGCGAGCAGGCCCATGCCGCCGAGGGCGACGCTGCCGGAGCGCATGCGGCGTCGGGTGGTGCTGCTTCTACTGCTGCTGTCGTCCATGCCATCCATGGCGGACAGACTAGAACGGGGCGGCGAAGCGATGGAATCCGGCCGTCGAAACCCTCTCATCACCTCCATGACCTAGAGTCAATTCGTGCTTCTTGGGATGGTTTGCGCGCTCGGTGCGGCGGTCTGCTTCGGCACGGCGTCGGTCCTGCAGGCGATGGCCGCGCGGGCGGTGGAGCCGGGAACCGGGTCGGGGGTGGACACGGCGCTGCTGCTGCGGGCGGCCCGGCAATGGCGGTACGTGCTGGGCCTGGGGCTGGACGCGGCCGGATTCGTCCTCCAGATCGTGGCGCTGAAGAACATCCCGATCTACACGGTGGGGGCGGCGCTGGCGGCGAGCCTCGCGGTGACGGCCGTGGTCTCGGCGCGGCTGCTGCACGTACGGCTGAGCAGGGCCGAGTGGGGCGCGGTGGGGATGGTGTGCGCGGGGCTGGCGATGCTGGGGCTGGCGTCGGGCGAGGAGGGCTCGGGGACGGGGTCGTTCGCGCTGAAGCTGGGGCTGCTGGTGGTGGCCGGGCTGGTGCTGCTGGTGGGGGCCGTGGCCGGCGGGCTTCCGGACCGGTCCCGGGCCCTGGTGCTCGGCCTCGCGGCGGGGACGGGATTCGGGGTGGTGGAGGTGGCGGTCCGTCTCATCGACGACATCTCGTGGGCGTCGCTCACGAACCCGGCGCTGTACGCACTGCTGCTGGGCGGGGGCGCGGCGTTCCTGCTGCTCACCTCGGCGCTGCAGCGGGGCTCGGTGACGACGGCCACGGCGGGCATGGTGATCGGCGAAACGATCGGCCCCGCGGTGGTGGGCGTGGCCTGGCTCGGCGACCGCACGCGCGAGGGCCTGACCTGGCTGGCCGTCCTCGGCTTCGCGGTATCGGTCGCCGGAGCCCTCCTCCTGACCCGCTTCGGCGAACCGCCGGAACCGGAACCCGCCCCGGCAGCGCCGTAACCGGCCGGCGTTGGGGCAAACCCAGCCCCGCCGGCGTTTGAGGCGCGGGGTTCGGGGGCGGAGCCCCCGACAGCGGCGGCGCGGCCGGACCCGGACCCCGCACCCGCCGCGCACGCGTCACGGCAGAGCGGAGACCAGCGCCGCCAGCGTCGGGGACCAGGCGCTCGTGGACGGAGTCCCGTAGCCCACCACCAGCGCCTCGCGCGCCGGCAGCCCCGCCTCCGGGTGGGTGTAGCGGGACAGGGTCTCCAGGGCCAGGTCCTGCCAGGCGGCAGCCCGCAGCACCGAGGCCTGCGTCCCCGCCGGGAGGTCCAGCACCGCGTGCAGGCCCGCCGCGATGCCCGACACCGCCACCCGGCCGGCGACGGCCGCGACCAGCTCGTCCCGGCGCCTGCGGTACCGCAGCCGCATGCCGCGCACGTGCCGGTCGTACGCCCCGGACCGGATGAACTCCGCGAGCGTCAGCTGGTCCAGCGCACTCGAGGTCCAGTCGGTCCGCCCCTTCGCCTCCACGACCTCGTCCAGCAGCCCCGGCGGCACCACCATCCACCCCATCCGCAGCCCCGGCGCGAGCGACTTGCTCGCCGTGCCGAGGTACACCACCCGGTCCGGGTCCAGTCCCTGCAGTGCCCCCACCGCCTGGCGGTCGTAGCGGAACTCCCCGTCGTAGTCGTCCTCCAGGATCAGCCCGCCCGTGGTCCGGGCCCAGTCGACCGCCGCCGCCCGCCGGGGCGGGGTCAGCGCCGCCCCGGTGGGGAACTGGTGGGCGGGGGTCAGCAGCACCGCCCCCGACTGCGCGGACAGGTCCGGCGTCCGCGCCCCCGAGGCGTCCACCGTCAGCGGCCGGGTCCGCAGCCCCGCCCCCGTCAGCAGCTCCCGGTGCAGGTCGAGGCTGTACCCCTCCACCGCCACCTCCCGTACCCGCCGCGCCCGCAGCACCCCGGCCAGCAGCGTCAGCGCGTGCACGAAACCCGCGCACAGCACGATCCGCTCCGGGTCCGCGTACACCCCGCGCGCCCGCGCCAGGTACCCCGCGAGCGCCTCCCGCAGCTCCACCCGGCCGCGCGCGTCGGCCGCGTACCCGAAGGCCTCGTTCGGCGCGTCCGTCAGCGCCCGCCGGGCCGCCGCCAGCCAGGCGGCGCGCGGGAAGCCGCCCAGGTCCGGGGTGCCGGGCACCAGGTCGTACGAGGGCCGCCGCCGTGCGGGATGCCGGACCCGGGCAGCGCCCGCGGGCCGCCGCGGCCGGGCCCGTTCCGCGACCCGCGTGCCCGAGCCCTGCCGGGCCGTCAGCCAGCCCTCGGCGACGAGCTCGGCGTAGGCCTCCGCGACCGTGTTGCGCGCGATCCCGAGGTCG
This genomic interval carries:
- a CDS encoding glutathionylspermidine synthase family protein; its protein translation is MRRHTIEPRPDWQKTVEEQGLIYPLTRYPDDSLRPYWDESAYYSFSLPEVEALENVVEELHAMCLAAAAHIVEHDRFADLGITDPRLAERIAESWRRRAEQPSLYGRFDLRYEGDGSPAKMLEYNADTPTSLVEAASPQWFWMEERFPGADQWNSLHERLVEAWRRQAELLPPGPLHFAHSETDELGEDLMTVAYLQETAEQAGLDTEALSVEQIGWDSLSGRFVDQKLGFIRSCFKLYPWEWLATDAFGPQVLGTYDHGGGSGTTAWIEPLWKMLLSNKALLAILWELFPEHPNLLPAYLDGPRELAETTGYAAKPLLGREGAGVTLHPAGGEPFVPQEGETYVFQGLAPLPDFDGNRVVLGAWVVEEEAAGLGIRESAGPVTDEYARFLPHVIL
- a CDS encoding PLP-dependent aminotransferase family protein, which gives rise to MTEPWATFGADLHLDLSAGRGLRAGLVDALREAARSGRLAPGTRLPSSRSFAADLGIARNTVAEAYAELVAEGWLTARQGSGTRVAERARPRRPAGAARVRHPARRRPSYDLVPGTPDLGGFPRAAWLAAARRALTDAPNEAFGYAADARGRVELREALAGYLARARGVYADPERIVLCAGFVHALTLLAGVLRARRVREVAVEGYSLDLHRELLTGAGLRTRPLTVDASGARTPDLSAQSGAVLLTPAHQFPTGAALTPPRRAAAVDWARTTGGLILEDDYDGEFRYDRQAVGALQGLDPDRVVYLGTASKSLAPGLRMGWMVVPPGLLDEVVEAKGRTDWTSSALDQLTLAEFIRSGAYDRHVRGMRLRYRRRRDELVAAVAGRVAVSGIAAGLHAVLDLPAGTQASVLRAAAWQDLALETLSRYTHPEAGLPAREALVVGYGTPSTSAWSPTLAALVSALP